The Strigops habroptila isolate Jane chromosome 20, bStrHab1.2.pri, whole genome shotgun sequence genome segment GGTTGCTCTGGCAACGAGTCTATTTGGGTACCAGccctccctcccgcccgccccCGGGGGTGCGGGAAACCGGGATGGGGCTTTCCCGAGGGACCGGGTGTCCCGAGAAACACGCGTGGGGCCGGAGCTGCCGCATCCCGGCACGGAGGAGCCGACCCCGGGGGGGGTCCCGCCCCGCCACCGGGGCCGCgggagcccccagcaccctcccgGGATCCTCACCACGTCCCGCGGGACCCGGCACCGGCCACGTCCCTGCGGGCAGCGGGGACCGGCCCCGGCAGCGGCGGCCGAGGTGGGGTCCCAGCTGTGCCCGGGTGCGGGCGCACGGTGATGGGCGGAGGCGCAGCGGGACTCCAgtgccctccccccccccgggacTCCCGGTGCTCCCAACGCGCGGCCCGGGCGGGCTCCGGGAGGCTCCGGGGGGCCCGGGCTCACCTGAGGTACCGGGGCGGCTCccgggcggggccgggcgcggaGCTCATCGCGGGCAGCGGGACGCGGCAGCGGCGGAGCCCTGCGggagcggcggcagcggcggcggcggcggctcgaCCACCGGCCACCCCCCCCCGGCGCTCGGCGGTGCCGCCCGGGGGAGGCGGCTCCGgctgcccccgccccgcccggccccgctccccggaGCACCGAGCATcgccccggcccccgcccgcgggcggagccgccgccggggggtgggtggggggcGGCAACCGCGGCTGTGACACTCCCCCACCCCCGCCCCTCCCCGAGCAGCGGGAACGCGCCAAAGACCCAAAATCGGGGGTTTTCACTCCAATCCTTGCCCCAGTGGAAGCTGCATCTGCAGCATCAGTGACCGCGGGGCTGCCCCCCCCGAACCCGAGCCCCCACCAACGGACCCTGGTAGTGGTGGTGAGGGACAAGCCCCCATGGAGGGGACAGCAAGTACTGGCCCCTTTTGGCACCCACAACACATGTGGCTCATCCCACACTCCCACCCCGAGCCAGGGCTCCAGGATCTGTCCTCCCCTGCCAtgtgggagcagggaagagcCTCAAGCACCCTGGGAGCAGCCAAGTGTCCCGCTGGGAAGGACACGGAGCTGGACAGAACATGAATGACACCAGGTTCGACTCAGCCACGTGGTTTTAATAACAGGAGCCGGTGGCACCGGGGGGTGACAGCACCGGGGGGTAACAGCACCGGGGGGTGACCATGGCCGTGCCTCACACGTAGTACTGGAGCCCGAACTTCTCGTTCTCCACCTCGCTGGTGGGGCGCAGGTAGTAGAGCTCGTCCAGCGTCGGGGGCACCCAACGATCCGTGTGGAACCGGGACTCGCCGACCTGGATCGGGAGGGAGCGCTGTGGCACCGGCACCGCGCAGCTCCGGCGGAGGGGGACACACACGTTCCGCCCTGAGCTTTCCAGGAGCTCCATCACGGAGCCGGCTCCACCGGGAAGGCTGGATCCTGCTCCGGTGCGAGGAGCCGCCGCGCCGGGCAccaccccaacaccccccccgACCCCTGCAGCCACAAACCTTCCAGCCAGGAACATCCTTCATGATTTTGGCCTCCTCGTCCAGGTTCTGCCGCAGCATCCGGAGGGTTCTGCGGGACAGGGCGAGGCTGAGCGCGGGGAGCGGCGCCGCAGCAGCGCCCGGAGCCCCCCGagtcccgccgccgccggtaCCTGCGGTCAGACTCCGCCTGCAGCAGCGGCATCAGCGCGATCCGCGCCTCCAGGTCCTCGATGAGCAGCCGCCTGCGCCGGGACAGCACCAGGGAGGGGGGTCAGAGCTCAGCGGGGCCCGGGCCGGGAACCGGAGCTCAGCCCCGGGATGGGGGGGACAGGAGGACcgggagggggggaagggggggccGGCACCTGCGCTCCCGGTTCCACTTGACGAGGGTGTAATAGCCCAGCAAGAGGCTGCCGGCGCCGAGCGCGAAGAGGCTGTAACCTGCGGGGGGAGCGGATGAGGGGGCACCGGGGGCACCGGGAgcggccccccccggcccggcccggccccggcgcgcACCTGAGAGGCCGCGGCGCGGGAGGTGCCGCTTGTAGTCGATGGGCCCGTACCCGCCCGGCGGCGCCATGTCCTGCTTCACCTTCGGCGCCGCCATCACGGCGGTCGCGCGGCGTCACTTCCGCCGCGCTGCGGGAGGCGGCCTCCGGAGACACCGGCACACACCGCGCCGCGCCGCACGCGCCGGCCCCGCCTTAAAGGGGCAACGCCAAGTGGCGGGCGGTGGCGGGCCCCACCGCGGCCGCGGGGAAACGGGCACCGGGAGCGCAGCCACGGGCACGCACCGACCAGCGAGCGCGCAGCCACGCACCGGGAGTGCAGCCGTGGTTGTGTGCACCGAGAGAGCAGCCACTGGCAAGTGTGTGCTGCTTGGTGCGTGCTGAACGCGTGCACCCCGCAGCCAGCGTGCAGCAAAACCGCGTGTGCAAGCGTCCGACAGCGAGCGTGCACCCCAAGTGCAGCCACGGGCACGCACACGCTTCTAAGTGTGCTCTGAAAAGCGCGCACCCACCAGCGGGCGCGCAGCCCCGGCTCCGTGAAGCCCTCGGTCACTTCAGATCAAGGTCACTCGTGTCTGAGCTCTAATCGGTGCCTGTAATCCCTCGGCTGCTGCGGGGATTTAATACCGCTGCAGATGGTGCGGCTGAGGCtgcggggtggggggaaagggcACCCCTGGAGGGGACACGCGGGGTCCCACTTCCCGTGGGATGGGGGAAGGATCGCTGCCTCCAGAGGGCCGGGGCAGGGCGAGGGGGACACGGGATTAACCATCGCTTCTTTGAACCAGCATCTTCCATCAGGGTATTCCCGCAGGATGAGGCTGGGCTGAGCGCTGAGGGTAGTGATCCACCCGCTCTTGAGTCATCCTGGAGCATGCGAATGAGCTTTGGAATGATTTGAAGTATTCCAGGAGAAACAGGGGCTTCAGTGTCTGCTTTTGGAACTGCAGCTCCACAGGACGCCGGCAGCTTGTGGCATCGTCTCTGTCCTGCCGACTTGGAGATGTGAAACAGATAAAACCCGCAGGGAAACGGCGCAGTTccagggggaggagaagggctgAAGCTCGCGTCTCGTTTCCATCCGGAGAACGCGCGTGTCTGCATCCATACAGCACCTCTGAGGATGTTTAATCCGTTTGTGGCTTCTCGTTTCAGTCCACAGAAAGGAacatctccttcctttcccGTTCTCCCCAGCAACCTGGTTTTGGGCGAGGGGAAGAACCTGTGCCCTCAGCCAGAGGAAAGGAGAGCACGAACACCCTCACCAAGAGGGTGATCCACCAGCATCAAGAACCAAGCCACATCTCAAACCCAGCAGCctcaaagaagcagcagagccacTGCTTTGTCCATTTATTATCATGCAGCCCACGTTccccattttccatttcaactGGACTTTGATacgttggggttttttccttagaGAACCGGGTCTGGGAATTCAGAGGTTCCCCAAAACGATGATAAAAAGAGCTGTAGAAAAACAACCCGACACTAAATTATCTTGGATTTAAGGATAAGCAAGAGTCATCTTCTCTGTTACAGCTGGAATGTGATGAACACGAATCCctggaagacaaaaagcaaCCGAGTCACCCTGTGTGTGAACTGGCAATGCCCAAGTCAGCTGCTGAGCATCAAAGGCTCAAGCAGGCCACGTGGTTCTGAGCGCAGGGCTGTCACTGTGCCACCCCTCAGCAAGCAAACTGACAGGAACTTAGGTTAGCAAATGAaaccaaatgaagaaaaaccacACAGCTCCCAAAGTTGCAACACGGGTTTCAAATGAAAATCCGGGGTTTTATTTCACAAGTTGCTAAAATCTAAGTACAATAAGTCATTTTCATTATTACTGTATTATAAAATCTTGTCGTCGCAAGGTCTCCCAAGAAAGGTTATATGGCTTGCAAAGAACCAACGCTGCTCTAACCCTCTCCCCAGGAGAGGGGGGAAGCAAGCAGCATCCGAGCAATGTCAAACCAGCTCATGCAGCAGTTTGCAGCGAAGCAGTGGAGGGTTGGGAACACGGGACACGCCGGCTCTTCCAGCCGAGTGACGCCAGGGACAGGCCGGGGCTGCGGAGAGGCTCCTTCAGGCTCGTGTTTGGAGGGAGCTTGAAGTGAAATGGTCTTTGTCTCTTCCAGGAGAGGGCTGGTGAGGTGGCTTtgggatgctctgcagcagagccagtgAGAGCCCTTATGAAGGCAGGAATCCCAAACGGGACAGcaggagaaataaagcaaagatcTGGTCTTCGAAGCGTGTCTAAACCCCCCCTCTCCTTCACAATTCCCAAACAATGGAACCTTTAGGGCATAACACCATTATGTGAATATTCTGATCGAGCTTTTCTATCTATTGGTTGGGTTTCGcagttgggttttggttttttcagatggggaggaggagatcTGGAAAGACTCGGAAGTGTTTGAATGACATCTAAACCTAAAGCGGTACCTCGAGGAGCCCAGTCAACACCACTCA includes the following:
- the NDUFA13 gene encoding NADH dehydrogenase [ubiquinone] 1 alpha subcomplex subunit 13, which codes for MAAPKVKQDMAPPGGYGPIDYKRHLPRRGLSGYSLFALGAGSLLLGYYTLVKWNRERRRLLIEDLEARIALMPLLQAESDRRTLRMLRQNLDEEAKIMKDVPGWKVGESRFHTDRWVPPTLDELYYLRPTSEVENEKFGLQYYV